In Shewanella sp. VB17, a single genomic region encodes these proteins:
- the rbfA gene encoding 30S ribosome-binding factor RbfA — MAREFSRTRRIAQQLQQELAQVLQRDIKDPRIGMVTVNDVEVSRDLSYAKVFVTFFEEDNKLVEEKLEALTTASGYVRSLVAGRMKLRVMPELRFVYDASLVEGMRMSNLVTRIIHDDEAKQHKHDNVEKSDSADDTEGGE, encoded by the coding sequence ATGGCAAGAGAATTTAGTCGTACACGACGAATAGCACAACAGTTACAACAAGAGTTGGCGCAAGTATTACAACGTGACATAAAAGATCCCCGTATTGGTATGGTAACTGTCAATGACGTTGAAGTGTCACGTGATTTGAGTTATGCCAAAGTGTTTGTTACCTTTTTTGAGGAGGATAACAAGCTTGTTGAAGAAAAATTAGAGGCGTTAACAACGGCATCTGGTTATGTTCGTTCGTTAGTTGCTGGCCGCATGAAGTTACGAGTGATGCCCGAACTGAGGTTTGTGTATGATGCTTCACTTGTTGAAGGTATGCGCATGTCTAATTTAGTTACTCGCATTATTCATGATGATGAAGCTAAGCAGCACAAACATGACAATGTCGAAAAAAGTGATTCTGCGGATGACACGGAAGGTGGTGAGTAA